From one Salinibacterium hongtaonis genomic stretch:
- a CDS encoding ABC transporter permease has protein sequence MLLGVLGVVAIAVTNSVAADMLVAQEEQLNGLEASYSNDVDVPASKLDSTIDPAGISAFYRELSERIGPQDADVALQAQTSMKFLTGQERDDNLGGTGLLVKWTLGDISQMQRIPVVSGSLPGANPFPPSLALNQPAAELLGVPGEGQFYVSQSPQGSLTAFTVTGIVADGQQSPIAYAPYEAALQFFPSELVTSPTTVRVRASTVDEAGVDSLIKSAASNNGFILTSETTRKDTVESVRSQLEFFRLVFGGCAMLVLVIAAMATTSVGIASVTERSRELVVRRAVGARRRDIFAQVMWASLAVGIVVAFLAIVGAVVGVFWVVPALIPVASSILPPTFPWFACVLGVLAALTTSALGAVLPALKATRLPVALALRE, from the coding sequence ATGCTTCTCGGAGTGCTCGGGGTAGTTGCAATTGCCGTCACGAACTCGGTCGCAGCTGACATGCTGGTGGCCCAGGAAGAGCAGCTCAACGGACTGGAGGCAAGCTACTCAAACGATGTTGACGTGCCTGCCTCGAAGCTCGATTCGACTATCGACCCCGCAGGTATCTCAGCTTTCTACCGCGAGCTCAGCGAGCGCATCGGACCCCAAGATGCAGACGTGGCGCTCCAAGCGCAGACATCGATGAAGTTCTTGACCGGGCAGGAGCGAGACGACAACCTCGGTGGTACAGGGCTTCTAGTGAAGTGGACGCTGGGAGACATCAGCCAAATGCAGCGTATACCGGTAGTTAGTGGTTCGCTGCCTGGAGCGAACCCTTTTCCGCCGAGCCTGGCATTAAACCAACCAGCGGCCGAGCTTCTCGGCGTGCCTGGAGAAGGCCAGTTCTACGTATCCCAGAGCCCGCAAGGGAGCTTGACTGCATTCACCGTCACAGGCATCGTTGCTGACGGGCAGCAGTCGCCGATCGCATACGCTCCATATGAAGCGGCGCTGCAGTTCTTTCCGAGCGAACTTGTGACCTCCCCGACTACAGTTCGCGTGCGCGCGTCAACGGTCGATGAGGCTGGGGTCGACTCCTTAATCAAGAGTGCTGCCTCCAACAACGGGTTCATTCTGACGTCTGAAACCACCCGCAAAGATACTGTCGAAAGCGTACGCTCACAGCTTGAGTTTTTTCGGTTGGTCTTCGGCGGTTGCGCAATGCTGGTGCTCGTCATCGCTGCGATGGCAACGACGAGTGTAGGAATCGCCTCAGTCACAGAGCGCTCCAGAGAACTCGTGGTCCGGCGGGCCGTCGGGGCCCGACGTCGGGATATCTTCGCTCAGGTCATGTGGGCATCACTGGCAGTCGGAATAGTTGTGGCTTTTCTAGCAATTGTCGGAGCTGTGGTTGGAGTCTTCTGGGTCGTACCTGCGCTCATTCCTGTGGCCTCATCCATCCTGCCACCGACGTTTCCGTGGTTTGCATGTGTTCTTGGGGTTCTTGCGGCGCTCACCACAAGTGCCTTGGGGGCAGTGCTTCCTGCGCTAAAGGCAACCAGGCTGCCTGTTGCGCTGGCGCTTCGAGAATGA